A region of the Microcystis aeruginosa FD4 genome:
CTTCTTCAAAAATGTCTTTCTGAACTTTGAAACCCAGTTGTCCACCACTTTTGCTACTCCAGAGGGCATCGATATCGACAACTTTTTTGCAGAAGGCATCTTTATCTGAACTGAGTTTTTGTCGCCACTCTTCTAAAACAAAGCGCCCTTGCTGCTTGGATTGTGGTCCGACTATTGCTAATAATAATTGAAAGGTGGCCGCATCAGCCTTTCTCCAATCTTGACGGATCAGAGCATCTTCTAATTCCTTATAAAGTTTCGTTTCTTCAGATGCTGGGGTTCCCACGGAAGGAGTAACAGTCGGTGTAGTCATCCCTGGGGTTGGAGTAATGGTCGGTGTAGTCATCCCTGGGGTTGGAGTAACGGTCGGTGTGGTTGTCGTTCCCGTTGGAGGCGGCTCGGCGGCCAACCTTGCTGGAGGTAGAATAATATCTTGAACGAAAAACCCCAAGTTGCTGACCAGTAACCCCATGAGGACAAATTGATAGTTATGTTTCATTATTATGAACTCCTATTTAATCGGCTATTAAGTTCTCTCAGAGAATAAATATTTATTCTCCAAAATTCAAAAATGTTTAGTTGTCTTAACTAACTTAGTATCCCTGATAAGGATTCTAGAATAAATAAAACAAAACTGTCAAGTATTTATGGTTGTTTTTGTGTAAAAAATTATTAACTGATTAGACTAAATTTACTCAGAATCGCAGTTTAGTAATTATCTCCTATAGCTTTAAGCTGTCGGCCGTCAGCATCCCGCACATCAGCCTGTTATTGCTATTCTCGGCTTGTTGCCATTGGCAATATCCTAACCTGAATTGCTAGGGATACAAACAATAGGAAACACAGCCCATAATTCTACATTCCTAAGCAATAGAAACGTTATTTTCTTAATTTTTCTTTTATAATTGTAATTGGGAAAATACGAGAATTTGCTCAAAGTCTCTAGGCTAACTGACAAACAAAGACTATCAAGATTACTCCGAACAGGTAGAGTCTGTCTTTGTTAAATAAATTCATGAATTAAGCTGTACTGAATTTAAACTGCGTATGGGAAACTTTAGTACAAATGCTCAAGCCCAATCTCCCTGCTCCCTGCTCCCTTCTCACAGACAGTCTTAACGAGTAATTTAGATAGTCAACAGCTTACCTTACAGCCATGGTCTTAAGCATCAGCCAAAAACCAGCGAAAACATGGCTAAAGTTGACATCGAGCGCGTACATCAAATCGATGATCCTTGCCGTCGTTCCATTCTAGAATAGCGGGTAAATGGCCTCGAGGCGGATCGGTAAACAGTGGCTCTTTCCCTCGCAGATATGCAACCCTTTTAGTCTGCTTATCGTATTTCCATTCTACTGTAACCTCCCCCTGTGGGTTTCTCCATCGGATAGTCTTATAGAAGAGGTTCCCATCTTTTTTGACCCGAGCGAAAAAAATATTATACTGAACCCTGAAGCCGAGGTTGCCGTCACTGGCTCGATGCCAAAGAGCGTCAATTTTTTTAAAATCATCACAGTCAAATTCTTGCCATTCTTCTAGGTTAAATCGTCCTTGCCGCTCCGATTCTGGTCCGGCGATTCTGAGCATGAGTTTATAGGTTAGTTCGTCAGCTTTTTTCCAATCTTTTTGTTCTAGAGATTTTTCCAGTTGCTGATAATAAAATTCTGGCGATTTTGCATAAAGAAACCAACTTCCAGCCATAGCGATCGCTCCTAGGGTCAAGAGTGCTCCCACTCCGATGGTCAGAAACCGCCGGGGGGGACGCGGTATAGGAACTGGGGGTCTTGCTACCTTGTTAGTAGCTCGCTCGGTCGTGGTAGCTGGAGCAGTGGGGACTAATTCATCGAGAGCCTGCATTGCTTCTGTTGCCGTTTTATAGCGATCTTTAAAGTGGTAACGCACCATCTTGGTGAGAATAGCCTCTAACCCCGCACCGATCCTAACCCTTTGTTGCCAGCTAATTTCCCCCGTTTCGGGATCGTCAGGCAAATTTTTGGGATCGATTCCAGTTAAAGCTTGAATTGCGATCGCACCTAACGCGTAAATATCGCTACTCGGGCGCGGTTTGCCGCGAGCTTGTTCCGTTGACATATATCCCGATGTCCCCGGGGAACCGTTGGAATTGAATGACTCAACATTATCCTCGGCAACCCCTGGAAACTTTTTAACCGCACCAAAATCCACTAAAACTAAATGATTGTCCTGCTGTCGCCGAATGAGGTTATCAGGTTTGATATCGAGGTGAATGACTTCTTGACCGTGGATAAATTGCAGGATCGTCAAAACTTCTCGCAATAGAGCGATTACCTCGGTTTCAGTCCAAAAATGATGGGGCGGAAGTTCCTCGGTCAAAGGATGACCAGTTACATATTCTCGAATTAGATAAAAAGCTCCATCTTCCTCAAAATAATCAATAAGTCCGGGTATTTGGTCATGTTCTCCTATTTTTTTGAGCGTATCTGCTTCTTGAGCGAAAAGACGCTGTGCTGTTGGCCCATCGATCGCGCTGTCTGTCGGTTTGAGCAAGCGTTTGACCAAATAACGCCCGCATTCGGGTCGCTCGATATTTTCGGCGATGTAGGTTTGGCGAAAGGGGCTTTCCTTAAGGGTTGTTATCAGTCGATAGGAGCGGTGTATTAAAGGAATTAAAGGGATGGATGCCTGAACTTCTAAGTTAACTTTTGTTTCCCTTAAACCAGACTGTTCGCTACTAACTTTCGTTTCCCTTAAACCAGACTGTGAAGCCAGAGGTTCAGCACTGACTCTCGTTTCCCTTAAACCAGACTGTTCAGCACTAACTCTCGTTTCCCTTAAACCAGACTGTTCACTACTAACTCTCGTTTCCCTTAAACCAGACTGTTCACTACTAACTTTCGTTTCCCTTAAACCAGACTTTTCACTACTAACTCTCGTTTCTCGAATAATCGGAGTCGAAACTGTTGATGGATTCGTTTCTTCAGAAATAGGTGCCTGGGAGGGACTGGTCAGCGCTGCGAGTGCCTGGATGATTTCCGTAGCACTTTGATAACGGTCTTTAAAATGATAACTAACCATTTTGTTGAGAATGGCCGCTAATCCGTCACTAACATTAGCGTAATCACGCCATAGCAGCTCTCCAGTTTTGTCATCATCGAGTACCTGTAATTTTAACGGATCCATCCCAGTAGCGGCTTGGATAGCGATTATACCCAGAGCGTAGATATCGCTGTTGAAACGGGGTTTGCCTCGCACCTGCTCCGTGGGCATATAGCCTTCTGTTCCAATAGAAATTGTCAGGGGAGAGTGGGAGGTTTGCAAAGATGTACCTGGATTGCGAATTTTCTTAACTGCTCCAAAATCGATCAGTACCAAGCGATCATCTCGATCTCGTCGGATCAGGTTGTTGGGTTTGATATCTCGATGAATGACCTTGTAGCTATGAACAAATTCTAAAATCGGCAACACATCTTGCAGGAAAGCGATAATTTTGCTTTCCGTCCAACGCACACCGGGAGGAAGTTCTTTATCGAGGGTATGACCTTCGATAAACTCTTGCACCAAGTAAAATTCTTGGTTTTCCTCAAAATAAGCTAATAATCTAGGTATTTGATCGTGTTCTCCTAAGACCTCCAAATTTTCCGCTTCTTCCTTAAACAATCGTCGAGCGGTGGGTAAAAAATCCGGATCGTTGCTGGCTGGTTTTAGGTATTTGACAGCACATTGAGGATGACCGGGACGATGCAGGTCTTCTACAATGTAGGTTTTGGCTAATCCCCCTTCTCCTAAAGCACGGAGAACCTTATAGTGTCCAGCCAGGAGTTGATTTAACTCTAACATCGCTCAATTCGTTTAACCCGTTGCTCTAATGATGGCACAGATTCCGGCTCGTAATGTATTTTTGACAACCAGCCTTCAGATAAGAGATCAAGAGATGATCGTTATTAGACCTCCTGCAAAAGTCTTATTCAGCTACTTGATGATAGCCTAAAGCAAGTTCGTAGTTGTAAATGCCAGCGATTAAATTAAATCTCAGACCAAAACGTCGTCTCCGATTCCTATATCTTGATGATAAAATTCTAAATCTCTTCAGACTTCTGTGAATAGGTTCGATAACAATTCTTTCTCTTGATAACTGGCGATTAAATTCTTTTTCTTCTAAACTTAATTCTTGATTTTTCTTTTTTTTGTTAGGAATTCTACTATTTTTGTGCAGCTTTTGAATTCCTTGATCGCCCTTATCTGCTAAACATTCAATACTTTTATCGATCCCAATTTGACTATTTTTCCAAAGATTAAAGTCATGTATTCTTCCCTTTCCATGAGCGGTACAGATTATCATTCCTGTTTTTTGTGCCGCAAGAACTTGCGATTTTATTGTATGATAGCCTTGTTTCCCGCTATAGTAATCTTTCTGCTTTTTTTGAGGTCTTTCTATCTCAGGCTCTGCTACATCTACTACCACTACCTCTAGGTCACTATTCGCCTGGTGAACTGTCTTTTTCCCAGGCAGATTAAACAATCCAGATTTTATCAGAATATTTTCTACCTTTCTAGTGATTCTTAGGGCTGTTGTCTCATTAATCTCCCAATTAATTGCGAGATGGAAATAAGTACTATATTCCCGTAAATACTCTAAGGTCATCAAGATTTGGTCTTCTAGACTTAATTTACTTGGTCTTCCCGATTTTTTTTGCAGAACTTTTTCGGCAGCCAAAACCTTCACCATATCCTTAAATGTTTCAGGATATACTCCACAAAAGCGTTTAAACTCTTCTGGATTCAAATTTTTTACTTTTTCGTAAGTCATGGTTTTTCTGAGTGTTTTACTTTATTATACATAATCAGTTCCTATTTTTGCAGGAGGTCTATTGTCCCATTCTGGTTTCTCTGACCGCCGCCTGACTACCAGACTGGTTGAAATAAGTCAAAATTACCCATTCTTGAGGATTTTTACCGATCTTGATCTGATCGCCATCCTTCAAGGGATAGTCATTAAGGGTGCCGACACGCTCATCTTCAACCCACAGACCATTGCGACTGGGAACGGTCCCATCACCATCGTGAATCCGATAATCATCCCCTTGTTTGCGCAAGATGGCGTGATGTCGGGATATGACTTCCCAACCAGCAGGGACTTTAAAGTCTGACCAGTCCGGATCTCGTCCCAAGCGATGCTCCTCTTTACTGAGGGGAAAACGACGTAGTTGTCCCTGACATTCTAGTTCTATCCAGATCTGGTTTCCCGCTCCATTATCCATAGCTTGGGCTTGCTGGGAGTTCCCACCCATCTCTGGGGTCGCTGGGGAACCAGTGGGAGTCTTGCGGACTGGGGCTTTGGGGCGAAGCAAAAAGTAGGCGGCAAGTCCGGCGGCACCAGCAATTAAAGCTAGTAATAACTGATAAAATGGGTCGCTCAAAGGCTTCAAATATCGATCGCCCTCGATCTGGGCTATCTCTTTCAGGAGACGATTAACTTCCGAGTGATCATTATAGATTTCTTGGGCTTTTTTAAATTTTTCTCTTGCCCCCTCGATGTTGCCCTTCCAGTAAAGCTCTAGACCATCTAGATACAGTTGATCCGTCGGTCCGGATTCGTTCGTTGTACCAGCTTGTTTGATAGTTTCCTGAATGAGACTAGCGGGTATGGCGAAAACTATATTATTAGAGTTAGACTCGGGATCTTTGGGGGCTAACATCCCGATCACTTCACCTTTGCTATTAATCACCGGGCTGCCGGCAGTTCCTTCTCCCGCTTC
Encoded here:
- a CDS encoding trypsin-like peptidase domain-containing protein translates to MKRNLTITALILAPALALFQSCSSVQQVTPPNQKQQLVWKTKPAVVRILGICGSDAVWHPYGDKNDPKPFPIDSSFRGTGFFINSNGYIVTSASPQLSIGSEEGCKEAIKRNILKKLEHNGVRKPARELKNVEWEDRIYYVPARVILPNAKVEPPLFAIKKSSESSDVTLIKIPANDVPTLRLGDSKKVQTQDSVITLGFPTDADFKLQVDQALTEESFYEASADEGSISNPYKLRQQGNPVLQVDGIEAGEGTAGSPVINSKGEVIGMLAPKDPESNSNNIVFAIPASLIQETIKQAGTTNESGPTDQLYLDGLELYWKGNIEGAREKFKKAQEIYNDHSEVNRLLKEIAQIEGDRYLKPLSDPFYQLLLALIAGAAGLAAYFLLRPKAPVRKTPTGSPATPEMGGNSQQAQAMDNGAGNQIWIELECQGQLRRFPLSKEEHRLGRDPDWSDFKVPAGWEVISRHHAILRKQGDDYRIHDGDGTVPSRNGLWVEDERVGTLNDYPLKDGDQIKIGKNPQEWVILTYFNQSGSQAAVRETRMGQ
- a CDS encoding GUN4 domain-containing protein is translated as MKHNYQFVLMGLLVSNLGFFVQDIILPPARLAAEPPPTGTTTTPTVTPTPGMTTPTITPTPGMTTPTVTPSVGTPASEETKLYKELEDALIRQDWRKADAATFQLLLAIVGPQSKQQGRFVLEEWRQKLSSDKDAFCKKVVDIDALWSSKSGGQLGFKVQKDIFEEVGKNASKFYETIQWRLPGQDIVKVEWRYEQLEGKTKYIAGLEPIFTKSPTPPRGHLPAMLEWEDGREHRFQMIYICGL
- a CDS encoding protein kinase domain-containing protein; the protein is MLELNQLLAGHYKVLRALGEGGLAKTYIVEDLHRPGHPQCAVKYLKPASNDPDFLPTARRLFKEEAENLEVLGEHDQIPRLLAYFEENQEFYLVQEFIEGHTLDKELPPGVRWTESKIIAFLQDVLPILEFVHSYKVIHRDIKPNNLIRRDRDDRLVLIDFGAVKKIRNPGTSLQTSHSPLTISIGTEGYMPTEQVRGKPRFNSDIYALGIIAIQAATGMDPLKLQVLDDDKTGELLWRDYANVSDGLAAILNKMVSYHFKDRYQSATEIIQALAALTSPSQAPISEETNPSTVSTPIIRETRVSSEKSGLRETKVSSEQSGLRETRVSSEQSGLRETRVSAEQSGLRETRVSAEPLASQSGLRETKVSSEQSGLRETKVNLEVQASIPLIPLIHRSYRLITTLKESPFRQTYIAENIERPECGRYLVKRLLKPTDSAIDGPTAQRLFAQEADTLKKIGEHDQIPGLIDYFEEDGAFYLIREYVTGHPLTEELPPHHFWTETEVIALLREVLTILQFIHGQEVIHLDIKPDNLIRRQQDNHLVLVDFGAVKKFPGVAEDNVESFNSNGSPGTSGYMSTEQARGKPRPSSDIYALGAIAIQALTGIDPKNLPDDPETGEISWQQRVRIGAGLEAILTKMVRYHFKDRYKTATEAMQALDELVPTAPATTTERATNKVARPPVPIPRPPRRFLTIGVGALLTLGAIAMAGSWFLYAKSPEFYYQQLEKSLEQKDWKKADELTYKLMLRIAGPESERQGRFNLEEWQEFDCDDFKKIDALWHRASDGNLGFRVQYNIFFARVKKDGNLFYKTIRWRNPQGEVTVEWKYDKQTKRVAYLRGKEPLFTDPPRGHLPAILEWNDGKDHRFDVRARCQL
- a CDS encoding IS5 family transposase; translated protein: MTYEKVKNLNPEEFKRFCGVYPETFKDMVKVLAAEKVLQKKSGRPSKLSLEDQILMTLEYLREYSTYFHLAINWEINETTALRITRKVENILIKSGLFNLPGKKTVHQANSDLEVVVVDVAEPEIERPQKKQKDYYSGKQGYHTIKSQVLAAQKTGMIICTAHGKGRIHDFNLWKNSQIGIDKSIECLADKGDQGIQKLHKNSRIPNKKKKNQELSLEEKEFNRQLSRERIVIEPIHRSLKRFRILSSRYRNRRRRFGLRFNLIAGIYNYELALGYHQVAE